Within the Flavobacterium sp. 9R genome, the region TTTTATTTTTACTTGTTTGCCGTTCAAAATAAAGCCTTTATTTGCATCAAACTTAAAACTCCTAACCCCAAATTGGGTGGTATATTGATCCACAATTTTATCGGCTACGGCTACTTCTGTGATTGCGGTGTACAATTCTGGAGTGGCAACAGACCATAAAATTGGGGCATCAATAATTGTTTTTTGTTGGATAGTTTGTCGGCCATTTGCTGCAATCGTGATATCTTGGGTAACCGAAGTTACTTTGGTGTCTTCCTTATAAATAGTAGTAGTGAGTGTTGCTTTTTGAGCGGTTCCATTTTGATTTTGCACGGTAGTTTCAAGCTGTACCGTAGCTTGTTCATTGGTTACTTTTGGAGTGGTAATATACGTTCCCCATTGTGCAACGTGCAATTTATCTGTCGTTTCTAACCAAACGTTTCTGAATATTCCTGATCCAGAATACCATCTGGAATTGGGTTGTTTTGAATTGTCAACCTTAACAATAATTTCGTTGTTTTGATCTCCGTAATTCAAATAAGGAGTAAGTTCATATTGAAAACCAATGTATCCGTTGGGACGTTTTCCTAGATAATGCCCGTTGATCCAGACTTGGCTGTTTCGGTACACACCATCAAAGGTAATTGTGGTTATTTTGGTGCTATCTTGAGCAGCGACTTTAAAGGTTTTTTTATACCAGCCTAAACCTCCGGTAAGCGCTCCACCACCATATCCTGCTGGGCTTTTTTCGTCAAATTTCCCTTCGATGCTCCAATCGTGAGGCAAATCTAAACTGCGCCAAGCAGTAGTAGTACTGATGGTATCGTTGTCTTTGAAACTATCGTTTAAATGAAAACTCCAATCCGAATTAAAAGAAACCTTTCGATCGCTAAAAGCTTCGCTTTTTTTTCCACAAGCTCCAACCAAAAGCATACCTATGAGTAGGACAAGTAATGGACTGCTTTTATATTTTCTTTTATTCATGACCTGAATGTGTAATGAAATTATTGTTTTATCACTGATATAAACATACCGATAAGTGGTTTCATTCACTTATCGGCTGTTCATTCAAATAAAAACGTAACTAACTTAAATAATTATTTTGCAATTAAATGATAAATCAATACTTGCCCATCGGCTCTGATGGCGGCATAACTCAAGGTTGTAGCCGTAAGCTCTACCAATCGAACATTTGAGAAACTAAAGCCTGAACTCCAACTGTTTGCTGGCCCCGGATGTAACATTTCTAAACCTCCATTAAGAATAATTCTATCATTTGTAAAATCGGCGGTTCTGTTATAGCTAAAGGTTCCTTTTTTAGTAGTTTTAGTAGTAGAATTAACCTCTGTTGACGTTTGTACTACGGTAACATTATAGCCTCCATTTAAATTAAAAGTAATTTCTCCCCAATCTTTGTCTTCGATTCCAGCCCAAGAAATATCTGAGAAATTAGGATACCAATTCCAATCTCCACCAACTGTGCTGTTGATGTACCCAGGACCTACAAATTCCATAGGCGCCGACATTTTTAGTATCCAAGTTTTACCCTTCACACCATTGGTTAGTAAATCCCATTTTGGATCACTAAATAAGGTTAAATCATTTTGGCTAATCACTACTTTTTTAGGTTCGGCCACTACAATTCCACCACGAGTATAGGCTGTGAAGTTTACATAATAAGTTCCTGCAAATGGCAAAGCAATATCTGCTACTTTGTTCGTATTAAAATGCCCCAATTCATTACCTAAAGCATCGGTATAACTCCAATATGGAATAACATCCATATCCAAATTCTCTAAGGTCATGGAGTTGCTTTTGGCAGTTACCGTAAATTTTAAGTCTGCCGCAGTTTTGGTTATGGCAGGCAAGCTATTTCTATCCTCTACTGGCTCGCAAGAAAACACGGATCCTAAAGTTATTATAGCTACTAATATGTGAAGTATACGTTTCATAATCGTTTGTTTTTTGAGTTAATTACCAACCTGGATTTTGTGTCATCGCACCGTTTGAAAGTAGGATTTGAGATTGAGGCAACGGAAACCAACCCAATGTTTCTGTTCTGAACGTAACATTAAATGTTGTTCCTGCACCTGTATTATCGATAGCAGCTTTTGCTACATCTACACCTTGTCTAAGCAAGTCGAAATAACGAAGGCCTTCAAGAGCTAATTCTAAACGACGCTCTTCCATAATATTGGCTTTTGTGGCCTGAACTCGATGGGTTGTATCTTTGTAAGCACGGTCGCGAACTCTGTCTAAACAAGTTTGGGCAAAAGCAAGATTGGTATCCAAGTTTAACTCAGCAGCCATCAATAACACATCCGCAAAACGAATTACTGCATAATCTTGTACGTTGTCAATTTGGAAGTTTCCTGTTCCGTGTTCATTGGTTACAGGACAATATTTTTTCCAAGCATAACCTGTGTATTGACGTTGTTCTCTAGCCACAGGATCGAAACTTAACCCTTCGCCAGCAAAATCAATAAACGAAGCGGCTTTTCTGGTATCTCCAGTGCCATACGCATCAACTAATTTTTTATTTACTGTTGCACCTCCCCAACCTGTGCCGTAAGGGCCTATGTTTCCACCACGAGGAGCGATAAGTACTTGAAAACGGTTTCCTTCGTGAAGGTTCCAATCGCCTTTTCCTGATCCGTTGAATCGTACAGCAAAAACCATCTCCGTATTGTCTTCACCAGCAAATTGACCGAAAGAAGCTGCTAACCAAAGTTTAGCATAATCTGCTACTAAACCATGTCCGCTATTGTTTACTGCATCATTGATGTAGGTAACCGCTTGCGCTTTAGAAACGACACCTGCTAAATCTGCTTTTTTATAATATCCTGTGTAGAATAAAAACGTTCTTGCAAGATAAGCCTCAGCCGCCCATTTGGTGATACGACCATAATTGGCATTTCCAGTTTGAGAATAATTTTCGGTTCCTAAATTATCAGCAGCAAATTTCAAATCACTAGCGATTAATTTATAGGTTTCCTCTGTAGAACTTCTAGGAGAATAATACTCGGCTGTCTTTAAAGTGTGATCTAAAGCCACGATGTCTCCAAACATTCTGGCCAACTGAAAATGGAAATGTGCTCTAAGAAATCTAGCTTCGGCTTCGTATTTGGTTTTTAATGCGGTATCAGTTCCCCAATTTACTTTATCCAAATTTTCTAATAAAATATTGGCTCTATAAATTCCTTGGTAACCCGTTTTCCAAGCTGTAGCATTCATGTCTTTATCCGTAACAAACAAGAAACGATCCCATTCTAAATCTCCTTGCCCATCGGCAATTCCGTATCCTCCAAAACAGTTATCCGAAGCAATTTCGCTGGTAAGTAACGTATTACCATAGCCTTCTCTTTGTAGAATATCATAAACCGCTACTAATCCTTGAAAAGCATCTTTGGGTGAGGAGTAAAAATTCTCCGTAACTAATTCAGTATACGGTTCATTCTCTAAGAAATCATCAGAACAAGATCCCAGTGCAAACAAACTTGATACTGCGAAAAGATATATATATTTTTTCATGACTTTTAAAAATTAAAAATTAACATTAAGACCTAACATGTATGTTCTAGGTTGAGGATAAAATCCAACATCGATTCCTTTCGCCCATGATTGGTTAGAATTTCCAAATCCAATCTCTGGATCCATTCCTTGATATTTGGTAAAGGTGAAAAGGTTATTGGCCGAACCATAAATTCTGAATTTGCTGAAGAAGCCTAAGTTCTTGGTCAATTTTGTCAAATCGCAACCAATAGTTATACTTTTGATTCTAAAGAAATCCGAATCTTGAATGTACAAATCAGAGAATTTAGTGTAATTCCCGTTAGCATCTGTTCCGTAAGTCATTCTTGGAATTTTGTTTGAAGTTCCTTCAGTAGTCCAACGGTCTAAGATAGTAGTAGTAAAATTGTTGTAAGCACGAGTATAATCATGAACTCCAAAAGCATTTTGACCACCCGCTACTCCATAGGTATAGATTGAAAAATCAAACGCTTTGTACGATAAGTCCATACTCAAACCATAAGTAAAGTCTGGGTTAGGGTCTCCAATTTTAGTTTTATCATTAGCATCGATTTTTCCGTCACCGTTCAAGTCGACAAAACGAACATCTCCAGGTACCGCATTAGGCTGAACAGAAGTCAACTCTGAGGTATTTTGAAAAATTCCGTCGGTTTTTAATCCATAAAAATAACCGATAGGTTGCCCTACTTCTACACGATTCATTTCGTCTAATCCTTGGAATAACAAATTAGATTCTCCATGAATAATGCCTTCGGTATTAGCAATTCGCAATACTTCATTTTTATTGAATGAACCATTGGCGTTTACTGAAAAACTCCATCCATCACCAAAAGAAGTTCTGTATCCTAATGCCAATTCAAAACCTTTATTGCTCACGTCTCCACCATTAATAAATGGTGCTGCTGCTCCTGCAATATCTGGTACCGATGCTTGTACTAACCAGTCTTTTGTAGTTTTATCATAGTAATCAAACGATATCGTAAGCGAAGAAAACAAAGTCGCGTCGAATCCTAAATCTAACTGCTCAGAAGTTTCCCATTTGATGTCTGGATTTTCTAAAGCATCTGGGCTCGCTCCAACTTCTAAAGCTGTTCCTCCAGTTCCAAAATGGTAGTTTTTATCATAAGTACTAATCGTTGACATATAAGCAAATCGTTTGGCAAATTGATCGTTACCGTTTTGTCCCCAGCTCGCTCTAACTTTTAAGCTTTTCAATACTTTGTTTTCTGGGAAAAAGCTCTCTTTATCTACATTCCAACCTGCTGAAAAAGCGGGAAAAATTGCATATTTATTATTAGGTCCAAATTCTGAAGATCCGTCTCTACGAATGGTCGCTGACAATAAATATTTGTTTTGATAATCATACAAGAAACGACCAAAATACGATTGAATAGAATAATCTGTTCTATTACCCGCCACTGTATTAGACGTTTGATCCGTTGCATTACTCAAATAAGCATATTTAAATCCTTCGCGAGTTAAGTTTCTTCCCGTTGCACTTACATAATCGGAAGTGTTGTCTTTGGCTGAAGTACCAATCAAAAGGTCAAAATGATGTGCATCATTTATAGAAGCTTTGTATTGTAGTGTATTTTCGAAAATCCAACCCAATCCTTTGTTCGCACTTTGATTTACACTAGAAACATCGTTGTTATTGTTCGATGACAAACGGTAGATTGGAGTATAAGAACGGTAGGTGCTATTAGTGATATCTACCCCAAAGCTGGTTCTGAAAGTGAAGTTTTTCAAAAATTTAGCTTCTGCAAAAATATTCCCTACGTAGCGGTCAATTTTATTTTCGTTGAAGTTGTTGTAGTATAAAGCACCAAGCGGGTTACTAACATCTGCTGAAACTATAGAATTAGCAAAACCTCCATTTGCATCATAAGCAGCATCAATAGGTGCAGCATTCAAGAACGCTCTAATACTGTTATTGTAGATTCCGTCATCTGAAATTCCGCTTCCTTTAATGTTAGCAAAAGAGAAGTTCTCACCAATTTTCAAATGACCTTCGATGATTTCTGAAGTTGAGTTTACATTAAAAGTGATACGATCATATTTGGACTGATTGGTTTGACTACCAATTATACCGTCTTGACCATAATAAGAAATACCTGTAGCAATAGTTGATTTTTTGTCTCCCCCTGTTATCATCAAAGAGTGATTTTGTTTTATAGCTCCCTCATTGAACAAATAGTCTTGCCAATCTGTATTTGGAAAAGCTGCAATTTGTGATTGAGAATACAACGGCGCCATACCTGAGTTTACTCTTCCTTCGTTGATAATGGTAGTATACTCTTTAGTATTCAATAAATCCAAACGTTTGGCAATTTGTTGGAAACCTGTGTAACTGTTAAATGACACATTCATTTTTCCATCTTTTCCTTTTTTGGTGGTTACCAAAACTACTCCATTTGCGGCTCTTGCTCCATAGATAGAAGCCGCTGCTGCATCTTTAAGAATATCTACCCTTTCTATTGAAGAAGGATCCAAATACCCAATTCCGTTATCGATTACCACTCCATCTACCACATAAAGCGGAGAATTATTTCCTGCGGTACCTACCCCACGAATGTTCACTACCATTCCTGCTCCGGGCTGACCAGAAGTAGAAGTAATCGACACCCCTGTACTTTGCCCTTGCAAAGC harbors:
- a CDS encoding RagB/SusD family nutrient uptake outer membrane protein, encoding MKKYIYLFAVSSLFALGSCSDDFLENEPYTELVTENFYSSPKDAFQGLVAVYDILQREGYGNTLLTSEIASDNCFGGYGIADGQGDLEWDRFLFVTDKDMNATAWKTGYQGIYRANILLENLDKVNWGTDTALKTKYEAEARFLRAHFHFQLARMFGDIVALDHTLKTAEYYSPRSSTEETYKLIASDLKFAADNLGTENYSQTGNANYGRITKWAAEAYLARTFLFYTGYYKKADLAGVVSKAQAVTYINDAVNNSGHGLVADYAKLWLAASFGQFAGEDNTEMVFAVRFNGSGKGDWNLHEGNRFQVLIAPRGGNIGPYGTGWGGATVNKKLVDAYGTGDTRKAASFIDFAGEGLSFDPVAREQRQYTGYAWKKYCPVTNEHGTGNFQIDNVQDYAVIRFADVLLMAAELNLDTNLAFAQTCLDRVRDRAYKDTTHRVQATKANIMEERRLELALEGLRYFDLLRQGVDVAKAAIDNTGAGTTFNVTFRTETLGWFPLPQSQILLSNGAMTQNPGW
- a CDS encoding TonB-dependent receptor encodes the protein MKRNYGIATMLSFCMTLLLSIFMLQSGYAQDRTISVTGKVYTSNDNLEVSGAGITIQGSKTSTSTGFDGTFKINAKPNDVLLVSFVGYRTQRVNINNQTNIDIYLQQETAELKEIVVIGYGTQKKKVSTASTSVVGAKDIQNVNSLDVVNALQGQSTGVSITSTSGQPGAGMVVNIRGVGTAGNNSPLYVVDGVVIDNGIGYLDPSSIERVDILKDAAAASIYGARAANGVVLVTTKKGKDGKMNVSFNSYTGFQQIAKRLDLLNTKEYTTIINEGRVNSGMAPLYSQSQIAAFPNTDWQDYLFNEGAIKQNHSLMITGGDKKSTIATGISYYGQDGIIGSQTNQSKYDRITFNVNSTSEIIEGHLKIGENFSFANIKGSGISDDGIYNNSIRAFLNAAPIDAAYDANGGFANSIVSADVSNPLGALYYNNFNENKIDRYVGNIFAEAKFLKNFTFRTSFGVDITNSTYRSYTPIYRLSSNNNNDVSSVNQSANKGLGWIFENTLQYKASINDAHHFDLLIGTSAKDNTSDYVSATGRNLTREGFKYAYLSNATDQTSNTVAGNRTDYSIQSYFGRFLYDYQNKYLLSATIRRDGSSEFGPNNKYAIFPAFSAGWNVDKESFFPENKVLKSLKVRASWGQNGNDQFAKRFAYMSTISTYDKNYHFGTGGTALEVGASPDALENPDIKWETSEQLDLGFDATLFSSLTISFDYYDKTTKDWLVQASVPDIAGAAAPFINGGDVSNKGFELALGYRTSFGDGWSFSVNANGSFNKNEVLRIANTEGIIHGESNLLFQGLDEMNRVEVGQPIGYFYGLKTDGIFQNTSELTSVQPNAVPGDVRFVDLNGDGKIDANDKTKIGDPNPDFTYGLSMDLSYKAFDFSIYTYGVAGGQNAFGVHDYTRAYNNFTTTILDRWTTEGTSNKIPRMTYGTDANGNYTKFSDLYIQDSDFFRIKSITIGCDLTKLTKNLGFFSKFRIYGSANNLFTFTKYQGMDPEIGFGNSNQSWAKGIDVGFYPQPRTYMLGLNVNF